Proteins encoded in a region of the Chryseobacterium piperi genome:
- a CDS encoding AraC family transcriptional regulator, with protein MNSLENILREITPLSPEDSFLVFDRIKTSFDFPYHYHPEIEINFIYKGKGYRRMVGDHTGEIGDIELVLVGPNLPHCWANYRCKNKKTYEIVVQFNQDFFNQSLMQKNILKPINNLIKESIRGIMFSKETAERLKESFLNLSKMNSFESFIEIMKILNELATAENKTLLSSYSIELETFVDNDKMKIVHDFVHKNFENKITLDDVASLINMSSVTFNRFIKKRTGKTFVNYLNEIRISYAARWLMEKNLTISEIAFEAGFNNIANFNKVFKAIKKTTPTEFKEQFKGVKKIE; from the coding sequence ATGAACAGTCTAGAAAATATTTTGAGAGAAATAACTCCACTATCTCCCGAAGACAGTTTTCTTGTATTCGACAGGATAAAAACATCATTTGATTTTCCTTACCATTATCATCCGGAAATCGAAATTAACTTTATCTACAAGGGAAAGGGATACCGCCGTATGGTCGGAGATCATACAGGAGAGATTGGAGACATAGAATTGGTACTGGTCGGACCTAACCTTCCTCATTGTTGGGCAAATTACAGATGTAAGAACAAAAAGACATACGAAATTGTAGTACAGTTCAATCAGGATTTTTTTAACCAGTCCCTGATGCAGAAAAATATTCTGAAACCGATTAACAATCTGATCAAAGAATCTATAAGAGGAATTATGTTCTCAAAGGAGACTGCTGAAAGACTGAAGGAATCGTTTCTTAATTTATCTAAGATGAATAGCTTTGAATCTTTCATCGAGATTATGAAAATTCTTAATGAATTGGCCACTGCTGAAAATAAAACACTTTTATCATCTTATAGTATAGAGCTGGAAACATTTGTCGATAATGATAAAATGAAAATTGTCCATGATTTCGTACATAAAAATTTTGAGAATAAAATAACACTGGATGATGTGGCTTCATTAATCAATATGAGCAGTGTGACTTTCAATAGGTTCATTAAAAAGAGAACGGGCAAAACATTTGTGAACTACCTGAATGAGATCCGCATTAGTTATGCTGCCCGGTGGTTGATGGAAAAAAATCTTACCATTTCCGAAATAGCTTTTGAAGCAGGTTTCAACAATATAGCTAATTTTAACAAGGTGTTTAAAGCCATTAAAAAAACAACTCCTACAGAATTTAAAGAACAATTCAAGGGTGTGAAAAAAATCGAATAA
- a CDS encoding helix-turn-helix domain-containing protein produces MLPQNFVFEDPYKKFGYTIFSQENVDTLKEQKFRSEIKVFFVPAGYELSVDFNHYKTETPTLFFLTNQYLNVTKGNKDESVLLYYNRDFYCIQIHDKEVACDGLLFHNIFEIPKVDLSHDEALIIKDLLKNIKNELEWKQSSNEEMIRTYLKQIIIHSTRKWKKQNLETEVVHIPHNELDIFRDFSRNLEIHFREKHNVADYAEILHISPKTLTHKFKHLNLDSPNQLIINRILLEAKRLLFYTDKPVKEIAYDLGYEDPAYFNRLFTNKVGSTPANFKKNYASGKKYNI; encoded by the coding sequence ATGCTGCCACAAAATTTTGTTTTTGAAGACCCTTATAAAAAATTTGGATACACTATTTTTTCTCAGGAAAATGTGGATACTCTTAAAGAACAGAAGTTTCGTTCCGAGATCAAAGTTTTTTTTGTTCCTGCAGGATATGAGCTCAGCGTGGATTTTAATCACTACAAAACAGAAACTCCCACCTTATTTTTTCTTACAAACCAATATCTGAATGTAACCAAAGGAAATAAAGACGAATCTGTTCTTCTCTATTATAACAGAGACTTTTATTGCATTCAGATCCATGATAAAGAAGTAGCTTGTGACGGGCTTCTTTTTCACAACATTTTTGAAATTCCAAAAGTAGACCTCAGCCATGATGAAGCTCTTATCATTAAAGATCTGCTGAAAAATATAAAGAACGAACTTGAATGGAAACAGTCTTCAAACGAAGAAATGATCAGAACTTATCTGAAACAGATTATTATTCATTCTACACGAAAGTGGAAAAAACAAAACCTGGAGACAGAAGTAGTTCATATTCCACATAATGAGCTTGATATTTTCAGAGACTTCAGCAGAAATCTTGAAATACACTTCAGGGAAAAGCATAACGTAGCCGACTATGCAGAGATCCTGCATATCTCACCCAAAACACTCACCCACAAATTCAAACATCTGAATCTGGATTCGCCGAACCAACTGATCATTAACAGAATATTGCTGGAAGCTAAAAGACTTCTTTTTTATACGGATAAACCCGTAAAAGAAATTGCTTATGATCTGGGATACGAAGACCCTGCCTATTTCAATAGATTATTTACCAATAAGGTCGGTAGTACACCGGCAAATTTTAAAAAAAATTATGCTTCGGGAAAAAAGTACAATATTTAA
- a CDS encoding OsmC family protein, which translates to MRRNATAVWNGTIKEGNGHLTTQSTTLNETQYSFNSRFADGVGTNPEELLAAAHAGCFTMKLSAELSQAGFTPEELKTTSVITLDPSIGKITKSELTLTAKVSGISEEEFQKFAKIAEEGCPVSAAFNFEITLNATLA; encoded by the coding sequence ATGAGACGTAACGCAACAGCCGTTTGGAACGGCACCATCAAAGAAGGAAACGGACATTTAACAACACAAAGTACAACATTAAACGAGACTCAGTATTCTTTTAACAGCCGTTTTGCAGATGGCGTAGGAACCAATCCTGAAGAGCTATTAGCTGCAGCCCATGCAGGATGCTTTACCATGAAACTAAGTGCAGAGCTATCTCAAGCCGGTTTTACTCCTGAGGAATTAAAAACCACTTCTGTCATCACACTGGATCCGAGCATTGGAAAAATTACAAAGTCTGAATTGACATTAACGGCAAAAGTTTCTGGGATTTCAGAAGAAGAGTTCCAAAAGTTTGCTAAAATAGCAGAGGAAGGATGCCCGGTAAGCGCTGCTTTCAATTTTGAAATTACATTGAATGCGACTTTAGCTTAG
- a CDS encoding TetR/AcrR family transcriptional regulator, with translation MMSKAEKTKKFIIETTAPLFNKKGYLSTTLSDITEATGLTKGSIYGNFESRDEVALKAYQYNSTLLSTNMSHTLGEEFPAAIDKLKAFVNFYRTSWKAVFLNGGCPLMNAATEADDTFPELKKQVNLSFEGWIKKISTVITEGQQNGELNKNVNAEDIASLFIMLTEGGILLSKTTGDESYLNLALDRVLLIINQELNIIPS, from the coding sequence ATGATGTCAAAAGCTGAAAAAACGAAAAAGTTCATTATTGAGACAACAGCTCCTTTATTTAATAAGAAAGGCTATCTCTCAACGACGCTTTCAGATATAACGGAGGCTACGGGATTAACGAAAGGCAGTATTTATGGTAATTTCGAAAGCAGAGATGAAGTGGCCCTTAAAGCATATCAATACAATTCGACTTTGCTAAGTACGAATATGTCTCATACTTTAGGAGAGGAATTTCCTGCTGCTATAGATAAATTAAAAGCTTTTGTCAATTTTTACCGTACAAGCTGGAAAGCTGTTTTTCTTAACGGAGGCTGTCCTCTGATGAATGCTGCTACAGAAGCAGATGATACTTTTCCTGAACTCAAAAAACAGGTAAATCTCTCTTTTGAAGGATGGATAAAAAAAATTTCAACAGTAATCACCGAAGGCCAACAAAATGGGGAATTGAATAAGAATGTAAATGCTGAAGACATCGCATCCTTGTTTATCATGCTTACGGAAGGAGGTATTTTACTGTCTAAAACAACCGGTGACGAATCTTATTTAAATCTTGCTTTAGACCGGGTACTGCTTATTATAAACCAGGAACTTAACATCATTCCATCATAA